The following proteins are encoded in a genomic region of Candidatus Methylospira mobilis:
- a CDS encoding response regulator — protein sequence MTVITKTILAVDDSRSLRQMVTYSLASAGYEVTEAVDGRDGWEKSQIQTFNLVLTDQNMPQLDGLGLIRALRATDVYRTTPILMLTTESSDEMKMMGRQAGATGWLVKPFDPQKLIDVVKKVIGDPND from the coding sequence TTGACAGTAATTACCAAGACTATCCTGGCAGTCGATGATTCACGATCATTGCGCCAAATGGTTACCTACAGTTTAGCAAGTGCCGGGTATGAAGTGACTGAGGCGGTGGATGGCCGGGATGGCTGGGAAAAGTCGCAAATCCAAACTTTCAATCTGGTGTTGACCGACCAGAACATGCCTCAATTGGACGGGCTGGGGTTGATCCGTGCGCTACGGGCTACCGATGTGTACCGTACTACGCCGATCCTGATGCTTACCACCGAATCAAGCGATGAAATGAAAATGATGGGCAGACAGGCGGGCGCAACGGGGTGGCTGGTTAAACCGTTCGACCCTCAGAAATTGATCGACGTGGTCAAAAAAGTGATTGGTGATCCGAATGATTGA
- a CDS encoding chemotaxis protein CheW: MSIDVNQFFQVFFDESEELLADMESLLLSINVASPDTEECNAIFRTAHSIKGGAATFGLKDMAEVTHVMESLLDKIRKGDMVLTAEHVDAFLQAKDILRMQLDGHRHKQPVDQEAAADVLMLLRALSTHDIVDMAPTASFAVQDDAPHQEVDGKSTASNQHKHRFRIELPETPEVDVKSLGEELGLMGSITRDALLDGRAVFMLDTDEKLDDLLAICAFVLDPDQLRITDASSTGAGDIDAKNPAAHAAVSSANNKDERNNASVAGAQKFLIKLPKMPEQDLDGLINELGMLGSVQREPQADGHGVLRLETTEPRDDVLAICSFAVDDIGQVTVSLDENPAAKSAVSKAVVAEEDDGFGLFVPVKPAPQPAVTKAPVADIEFFEPPAAASPEPVSAAAPAKSKEKEKSAVAAAKPAAAPAKEAPARAGASGGGGNLESSSIRVNLDKVDQLINLVGELVITQAMIAQHATGLDQTVHERMANSLATLARNTRDLQEAVMSIRMMPMDFVFSRFPRMVRDLASKLGKKVELISKGGATELDKGLIERIVDPLTHLVRNSIDHGIEVPVIRIAAGKPETGRLTLSAAHVSGNIVVEVVDDGAGLSRDRILKKARESGLPVSDDMRDEDVWQLIFAPGFSTAEVVTDVSGRGVGMDVVKRNILSMGGSVEIRSQRGQGTTIVISLPLTLAILEGMSIRSGDEVYILPLASVVESLKPSADNIRDVSGQGQVLRVRDEFLPLVFLHELFSIQPQCNSLSEGIAVVLEADGKKVALFVDGLVGQQQVVVKNLESNYRKTRGISGATILGDGSVSLILDIASLLHVGGQMTRNYERSITMH; encoded by the coding sequence GTGTCGATAGATGTCAATCAGTTTTTCCAGGTTTTTTTCGACGAATCCGAAGAACTGCTGGCGGATATGGAGAGCCTGTTGCTGTCTATCAACGTCGCGTCTCCCGACACGGAAGAATGCAATGCCATTTTTCGCACTGCTCACTCGATCAAGGGTGGTGCCGCGACCTTCGGTTTGAAAGACATGGCGGAAGTCACGCATGTCATGGAGTCCTTGCTGGATAAAATACGCAAGGGCGACATGGTGCTGACTGCAGAGCATGTCGACGCCTTTTTGCAGGCCAAGGATATACTGCGCATGCAGTTGGACGGACATCGCCATAAGCAGCCCGTCGATCAGGAGGCCGCCGCCGATGTGCTGATGCTGTTGCGTGCGCTGTCGACTCACGATATCGTGGATATGGCGCCGACTGCTTCTTTTGCCGTCCAGGACGATGCTCCCCATCAGGAAGTAGACGGAAAATCCACTGCTTCAAACCAGCACAAGCACCGGTTTCGAATCGAGTTGCCGGAGACCCCGGAAGTTGATGTGAAGTCGCTGGGCGAAGAATTGGGCTTGATGGGGAGCATTACTCGCGACGCCTTGCTTGATGGTCGCGCGGTATTCATGCTCGATACCGACGAAAAGCTTGACGATTTACTTGCCATCTGCGCATTTGTTCTGGACCCGGATCAGCTGAGAATCACTGATGCGTCATCAACCGGTGCGGGGGATATCGATGCGAAAAACCCTGCTGCCCACGCCGCAGTATCATCTGCTAACAATAAGGATGAGCGAAATAATGCATCTGTAGCAGGTGCTCAAAAATTTCTTATTAAGTTGCCGAAGATGCCGGAGCAGGATCTCGATGGCTTGATAAATGAACTGGGTATGCTGGGCAGCGTTCAACGTGAACCGCAAGCCGACGGGCATGGCGTTTTGCGTTTGGAAACAACCGAGCCCAGGGACGATGTATTGGCGATCTGTTCTTTTGCTGTCGACGATATTGGACAGGTGACCGTTTCCTTGGACGAAAATCCGGCTGCGAAGTCAGCCGTCAGCAAGGCGGTAGTGGCTGAAGAAGATGATGGCTTCGGGCTGTTTGTACCGGTTAAACCCGCGCCCCAACCGGCCGTCACGAAAGCGCCTGTTGCCGATATCGAGTTTTTCGAGCCGCCAGCCGCCGCGTCGCCGGAACCGGTTTCCGCTGCAGCGCCGGCCAAAAGCAAAGAAAAAGAAAAATCGGCGGTCGCTGCCGCGAAACCTGCTGCTGCACCGGCCAAAGAGGCGCCTGCGCGTGCAGGCGCTTCCGGCGGTGGCGGTAATCTCGAATCTTCGTCGATACGTGTCAATCTGGATAAGGTCGATCAGCTTATCAATCTTGTTGGCGAGCTGGTTATCACCCAGGCCATGATAGCCCAGCATGCGACCGGACTGGATCAAACCGTGCATGAACGTATGGCCAACAGCCTGGCGACGCTGGCGCGCAATACGCGGGACCTTCAGGAAGCCGTCATGTCGATTCGCATGATGCCGATGGATTTTGTGTTTTCACGCTTCCCCCGCATGGTAAGGGATTTGGCCAGCAAACTGGGTAAAAAAGTTGAACTGATTTCCAAGGGCGGCGCCACCGAGCTGGACAAGGGTTTGATCGAGCGTATTGTCGACCCGTTGACCCATCTGGTTCGCAACAGCATCGACCATGGCATAGAGGTGCCGGTTATACGTATTGCGGCGGGTAAACCCGAGACCGGACGGCTTACCTTGTCGGCGGCGCACGTCAGTGGAAATATTGTGGTTGAAGTCGTGGATGACGGCGCGGGGTTGAGCCGCGATCGCATCCTGAAAAAAGCGCGAGAAAGCGGATTGCCGGTAAGCGACGACATGCGCGACGAAGATGTATGGCAATTGATATTCGCACCCGGTTTTTCAACCGCTGAGGTCGTAACCGACGTCTCCGGTCGGGGGGTCGGCATGGATGTGGTAAAACGTAACATCCTGTCCATGGGTGGAAGCGTCGAGATACGTTCGCAACGCGGCCAGGGAACAACTATCGTCATATCGCTGCCGCTTACGCTGGCGATACTGGAAGGCATGTCGATACGCAGCGGCGACGAAGTATATATTCTTCCATTGGCCTCCGTGGTCGAGTCGTTGAAGCCCAGCGCCGACAATATTCGCGATGTCAGCGGCCAGGGGCAGGTATTGCGCGTGCGCGACGAATTTTTACCGCTGGTATTTTTACACGAGCTGTTCAGCATACAGCCGCAGTGCAACTCGCTGTCCGAAGGTATTGCCGTGGTTCTGGAAGCAGACGGAAAAAAAGTCGCCTTGTTTGTCGATGGACTGGTCGGCCAACAACAGGTAGTGGTAAAGAACCTCGAATCGAATTATCGCAAGACGCGTGGTATTTCAGGTGCTACTATTCTCGGCGACGGAAGCGTTTCCCTGATTTTGGACATTGCATCACTGTTGCACGTCGGGGGACAAATGACGCGGAACTATGAACGTTCCATAACCATGCATTGA
- a CDS encoding chemotaxis protein CheW — MTEIAANTATQASVWGVGERYAGEAGTRMEYLAFMVGGEEYGVNILKVQEIRGYESVTRIPNAPEFVKGVINLRGVIVPIVDLRIKFQLGTPTYDQLTVVIILNLDERISGVVVDSVSDVTTLMPEQVRAAPDFGSSINTQYIIGLGAVDDRMLILLDIGRLMTSEEMALTDSYNEVPTPV; from the coding sequence ATGACGGAAATTGCTGCCAATACTGCTACACAAGCGTCGGTCTGGGGTGTCGGGGAACGCTATGCCGGCGAAGCAGGTACGCGCATGGAATATCTTGCGTTCATGGTAGGGGGGGAGGAGTACGGGGTCAATATCCTAAAAGTGCAGGAAATACGCGGCTACGAAAGCGTTACGCGCATTCCTAATGCGCCGGAGTTTGTCAAGGGCGTCATCAACCTGCGCGGCGTGATAGTGCCTATTGTCGATTTGCGCATCAAGTTTCAGCTAGGGACGCCGACCTATGATCAATTAACCGTCGTGATTATCCTGAATCTGGATGAACGTATCAGCGGTGTGGTGGTGGATAGCGTTTCCGACGTCACAACGCTAATGCCTGAGCAGGTACGCGCCGCTCCGGATTTTGGCTCCAGCATCAATACGCAATACATTATAGGTCTTGGAGCGGTAGATGATCGCATGTTGATACTGCTTGATATAGGCCGTCTGATGACAAGCGAGGAAATGGCGCTTACCGATAGCTACAACGAAGTCCCCACACCAGTCTAG